A section of the Marinoscillum sp. 108 genome encodes:
- a CDS encoding GH25 family lysozyme, translating into MRELTDLEKSWVKSLSELPPAADQPIAGWLETVFFKEAEGRALIIQASEGFAVLFLTNELFNDETKKAAQVSQFSELISFLKYLHREGYLSISRGKTTRDKSMFFIQDAFIDPKNQNGPIVLNAKGDYTDNPHKILDTKKNTVYQGIRFDTDQFDAILSTCTGSLLVSSAIGQLIAEKKPLNKEKKTSEVNWNILSVWVSILSAFLCLFIYIHYQSTHHRRALSLVDYKQDQLGYRLDSLNGHLESLASRQNTTSRSRQATQRGIDVSRWNGDLLQAVSKRDLLSFVICKATQGKSYVDPDFHTNWNLITEKGLIRGAYHFYDASQDPIDQAEHFVTTLGELTSTDIGPILDIEPESIPTDFEVDPLQLQVDLYIFLRHVERLSGRKPIIYTDPSFGDQYLTNEKFGQYPLWVADYTDAPQPTIPKVWSDIGYKFWQKSASYDLHSDKTDLDLYNGEKAGIYED; encoded by the coding sequence TAAAAAGTCTTTCGGAGTTACCCCCTGCTGCTGATCAGCCCATAGCTGGCTGGCTAGAAACTGTTTTCTTCAAAGAGGCCGAAGGTCGGGCGCTGATCATTCAGGCTAGCGAGGGATTTGCCGTACTCTTTTTGACCAATGAGCTCTTCAATGACGAAACGAAAAAAGCAGCGCAAGTAAGTCAGTTTTCTGAATTGATCTCCTTCCTCAAATACCTGCATCGCGAGGGTTACCTCTCCATCAGCAGGGGGAAGACTACTCGGGACAAGTCCATGTTTTTCATACAGGATGCCTTCATAGATCCCAAAAACCAAAATGGCCCCATTGTATTGAATGCCAAAGGTGACTACACGGATAACCCTCACAAAATCCTGGATACCAAAAAGAACACTGTTTATCAGGGCATCAGGTTTGATACCGACCAGTTTGATGCGATCCTCTCTACATGCACCGGATCACTGCTCGTATCAAGTGCCATAGGGCAGCTCATAGCCGAAAAGAAGCCTTTGAATAAAGAAAAAAAGACCAGTGAGGTCAACTGGAACATCCTCTCTGTCTGGGTGTCGATCCTCTCCGCCTTCCTCTGCCTGTTTATCTACATTCATTATCAGTCCACCCACCACAGGAGGGCCCTGTCACTGGTTGATTACAAGCAGGATCAGTTGGGGTACAGACTGGACTCACTGAACGGCCATCTGGAGTCATTGGCTTCCAGACAAAACACCACCAGTCGGTCCCGTCAAGCCACTCAGCGGGGCATTGATGTGTCCCGGTGGAATGGCGACCTCCTACAGGCGGTCAGCAAGCGCGACTTGCTTTCTTTTGTGATTTGCAAAGCCACACAGGGCAAGTCCTATGTGGACCCGGACTTTCATACCAACTGGAACCTGATCACAGAAAAAGGCCTCATTCGCGGCGCCTATCACTTTTATGACGCGTCACAGGATCCTATAGATCAGGCCGAACACTTTGTCACAACTCTTGGTGAGCTGACCAGCACCGACATTGGGCCCATACTGGACATTGAGCCGGAGAGCATACCTACTGATTTTGAAGTGGACCCCTTACAGCTGCAGGTGGATCTCTATATTTTTCTTCGTCATGTGGAGCGCCTGTCAGGTAGAAAACCCATTATCTACACCGACCCAAGCTTTGGTGATCAGTACCTGACCAATGAGAAATTTGGTCAATACCCGCTCTGGGTGGCAGACTATACCGATGCGCCTCAGCCTACCATTCCAAAGGTTTGGAGTGATATAGGCTACAAATTTTGGCAAAAGTCCGCCAGCTACGACCTGCACTCAGACAAAACAGACCTGGACCTGTATAATGGAGAAAAGGCTGGAATTTATGAGGATTGA